The following is a genomic window from Lysinibacillus sp. JNUCC-52.
CTCGCTTTACAGATGGCTTTGAATTCGGCTATGGTGCCGAAATCGGTATTAGTACACAAAAATTACACGCACGGGGGCCAATGGGCTTACCAGCATTAACATCTACAAAGTATTTTATCCATGGAAATGGGCAAATTCGTCAGTAACAATTAGTTACCAATATTACAAGCCGACAGTAAACTACACTGTCGGTTTCTTTACTAGCATAATCACTTAACAACCAGTAGCTATTGTATGTCTACTAGAAAGAAGGTTTGATATGAATATTTCTGCAGTAATAAAACTTACTGTATCGATGGCCATTTTCGGCTCCATCGGCTTTTTCACCATTCATACTGGTTTACCAGCTATAGAGCTAGTCTTTATCCGTTGTATTTGTGCTACTCTCTTCCTCGGCTTTTTGTGGCTAATGACAGGTGGCCATAAAACCGAAGTATGGGACAAAAAAGAAGTAGCACGCACACTACTATGCGGTGTCTTTATCGTATTGAATTGGGTATTTTTATTTAAAGCATTTGAAGAAATGTCAATCTCCATTGCTATTTCAATTTATAATCTAGCACCGATTTTTGTGCTTATATTAGGAGCTCTGTTGTTAAAGGAAAAAATGACAGTACAAGCACTTGTCGCAACATTGACTTGTTTTATCGGAAGTATTTTTATCATCGGTCTACATAATTTTATTTCATTATCTGAATTTATGCAGTCTGGCTTCGTTTGGGCGTTACTCTCTGCTCTCTTTTATGCATTTACAATGTTAACGAGCAGAACGATACAAAATTTAAGCTCCTATGCCCTTACGTTTATACAAACAACAGTTGGTATCGTCATGCTTTTACCTTTTGTGGATTTTTCACTATTTGAAGTGTTAACAACAACGAATTGGCTTTATATTTTAGGTACAGGTTTTATTCATACTGGATTCGTTTATTATTTATTTTTCGATAGTATCCGCAACCTTTCTACGATACTAGTGTCTGTTTTAGTATTCGTAGACCCTGTTGTAGCTATTTTATTAGATATGCTATTGCTGGATTTCATGCCGAGCATTATGCAAACTGTTGGCATTGTTTTAATATTTGGGGGAATTTTTTATACGATTTACCTCCCAAAGCAAAAAGCTAAGTTATCGTAAAAGGGGGTATTATATGCGTAAATTGTATACAATCGGTGAGCTGTTAATTGACTTTACCCCTACTGAACAAAGTGACTCGCTTTGTTCAGTAGAACAATTCACAAAAAATGCTGGAGGGGCCCCTGCTAATGTAGCTGCGGTCTGCGCAAAATTGGGGCACCCCGCTGCCCTACTATCACAAGTAGGGAAAGATGCATTTGGTGACTTTTTAATCGATACCGTCAAACAAGCGGGCGTAAACATCCAATATATTGCGCAAACAACTGAAGGTGAAACAAGCCTCGCCTTTGTATCTTTGTCAGCAGATGGTGACCGAGATTTTTTATTTTACCGCAGAAATGCCGCTGATTTACTATATCAACCAGAACAATTACCAGCTAATTTACTTACAGCAAAAGACATCCTCCATTTTTGCTCGGTGAACTTAGTGGACAGTCCGATGAAGCAAGCACATGAGGCTATCATTGAGCAAGCACATCAAACAGGCTGTCTCGTTTCTTTTGATCCGAACGTACGACTCCCTCTTTGGCAAGACGCTGAATTATGTCAACAAACGATTTTAAATTTTATTCCGCGCGCGCATATCGTAAAACTTTCTGACGAGGAACTATCATTTTTAACGCATCTAGACGATGAACAACATGCCGTTCAATCATTATTCCAAGGGAAGGTCCAAGTTATTTTTGTAACCCATGGTGCACAAGGCGCTAGTCTTTATACGAGGCAACAACATGTGAAAGCTGCTGCTGAGGTTGTGCAAGCAATTGATACGACAGGTGCAGGCGATGCCTTTATCGGAGCCATCTTAAGTGTTTTATTGCAGAAAAACATAACAGCAGAGACAGTCGAAAACTTTTGCGAAACGTTTGCTACGCCTCTCCTTACCTATGCGAATCATTATGCAGGTGCATCCACAACAAAACATGGTGCCATCGCATCTTTTCCAACGAAACATGATATTCCATTATCGTTTTAAATCAAAAAACTCCATTTTGAAATAATTCAAAATGGAGTTTGCTTTATCAATTTTCTTCAAAATCCATACA
Proteins encoded in this region:
- a CDS encoding DMT family transporter — encoded protein: MNISAVIKLTVSMAIFGSIGFFTIHTGLPAIELVFIRCICATLFLGFLWLMTGGHKTEVWDKKEVARTLLCGVFIVLNWVFLFKAFEEMSISIAISIYNLAPIFVLILGALLLKEKMTVQALVATLTCFIGSIFIIGLHNFISLSEFMQSGFVWALLSALFYAFTMLTSRTIQNLSSYALTFIQTTVGIVMLLPFVDFSLFEVLTTTNWLYILGTGFIHTGFVYYLFFDSIRNLSTILVSVLVFVDPVVAILLDMLLLDFMPSIMQTVGIVLIFGGIFYTIYLPKQKAKLS
- a CDS encoding carbohydrate kinase family protein, with translation MRKLYTIGELLIDFTPTEQSDSLCSVEQFTKNAGGAPANVAAVCAKLGHPAALLSQVGKDAFGDFLIDTVKQAGVNIQYIAQTTEGETSLAFVSLSADGDRDFLFYRRNAADLLYQPEQLPANLLTAKDILHFCSVNLVDSPMKQAHEAIIEQAHQTGCLVSFDPNVRLPLWQDAELCQQTILNFIPRAHIVKLSDEELSFLTHLDDEQHAVQSLFQGKVQVIFVTHGAQGASLYTRQQHVKAAAEVVQAIDTTGAGDAFIGAILSVLLQKNITAETVENFCETFATPLLTYANHYAGASTTKHGAIASFPTKHDIPLSF